A window of the Bacillus andreraoultii genome harbors these coding sequences:
- a CDS encoding DeoR family transcriptional regulator, whose amino-acid sequence MENSTDRMLTRIKSVYMFIYENGTVSTQQLVDEFGTTPRTIQRDLNVLAYNGLVMSPSRGKWTTTKKKVKISS is encoded by the coding sequence TTGGAAAACTCTACTGACCGGATGCTAACTCGTATCAAGTCCGTTTACATGTTCATCTATGAAAATGGTACTGTATCGACGCAACAATTGGTAGACGAGTTTGGCACAACTCCTCGGACAATCCAAAGAGATTTAAATGTTTTGGCATATAATGGTTTAGTAATGAGCCCTAGCCGAGGCAAATGGACAACGACGAAGAAAAAAGTAAAAATTTCATCTTAG
- a CDS encoding BaiN/RdsA family NAD(P)/FAD-dependent oxidoreductase has product MAAIAAGETGAKVMLVDKGDKLGRKLAISGGGRCNVTNRLPIDEIIKHIPGNGRFLYSAFSIFNNEDIIRFFENLGVALKEEDHGRMFPVSNHAKSVVNALLNRIDELKVIIRTNCPVEDIHYENGHVNEVILNNGSIIHPKSVVVAVGGKSVPHTGSTGDGYPWAEKAGHTITELYPTEVPLLSDEPFIKNRTLQGLSLRNIALSVLNPKGKTIITHQMDMIFTHFGISGPAVLRCSQFVVKAMKKWNLSHITMKIDALVHRTEEEIFQEIVGKIKDEPKKAVKNALKGLLPERYLLFLLEQASIEQDAPLNTLNKEKFRNFAHYCKDFRFTVNGTQPLEKAFVTGGGISVKEVEPKTLASKKMDGLYFSGEILDIHGYTGGYNITSALVTGKLAGMNAAKFALGMHS; this is encoded by the coding sequence ATGGCAGCAATTGCAGCTGGCGAGACTGGTGCTAAAGTTATGCTTGTAGATAAAGGGGACAAGCTTGGTCGGAAGTTGGCAATATCCGGTGGAGGGCGTTGTAATGTAACGAATCGACTTCCAATTGATGAAATTATAAAACATATCCCTGGAAATGGACGATTTCTTTATAGTGCATTTTCTATTTTTAATAATGAGGATATCATCCGTTTTTTTGAAAATTTAGGTGTTGCCTTAAAAGAGGAAGATCACGGAAGGATGTTCCCTGTAAGTAATCATGCAAAATCAGTCGTAAATGCATTATTAAATCGAATAGATGAATTGAAGGTTATTATCCGAACAAATTGTCCTGTTGAAGATATTCATTATGAAAATGGCCATGTGAATGAAGTAATTTTAAATAATGGTTCTATCATTCACCCAAAATCAGTCGTCGTTGCAGTCGGTGGGAAATCAGTCCCTCATACTGGTTCTACCGGAGATGGCTATCCATGGGCTGAAAAAGCTGGGCATACGATAACTGAACTTTACCCGACAGAGGTACCATTACTTTCAGATGAACCATTTATAAAAAATCGCACCCTTCAAGGTTTATCATTACGTAATATTGCATTATCAGTGCTAAATCCAAAAGGCAAAACAATCATAACCCATCAAATGGATATGATTTTTACCCATTTTGGTATATCTGGCCCCGCTGTATTACGCTGTAGCCAGTTTGTTGTAAAAGCAATGAAAAAATGGAATCTTTCCCATATAACGATGAAAATTGATGCTCTTGTACATCGCACAGAAGAAGAAATTTTTCAAGAGATTGTTGGCAAAATAAAAGATGAACCGAAAAAGGCTGTGAAAAATGCTCTTAAAGGGCTGTTACCCGAACGATATTTACTATTTTTATTAGAACAAGCAAGTATTGAACAAGATGCGCCATTGAATACATTAAATAAAGAGAAGTTCCGGAATTTCGCTCATTATTGCAAAGATTTTCGATTTACCGTTAATGGGACTCAACCACTCGAAAAGGCATTTGTCACTGGTGGTGGCATTTCTGTTAAAGAAGTAGAACCGAAAACACTTGCTTCTAAAAAAATGGATGGCCTTTATTTTAGTGGTGAGATTTTGGATATTCACGGCTATACTGGTGGATATAATATCACTTCCGCTCTTGTTACTGGAAAATTAGCTGGAATGAATGCAGCAAAGTTTGCGTTAGGAATGCATTCATGA
- the dat gene encoding D-amino-acid transaminase — protein MGKVIFNEEIIQQEDVKINMEDRGFQFGDGVYEVIRIYNGKPFALLEHIDRLFTSAEKIFMEVSTSKSKLIELISDLLALENVNTCNLYIQVTRGVAPRNHVIPENASTTLIGYIMEGARPITLMQSGAEAVTSEDLRWQLCDIKSISLLGNVLAKKKATDANCLEAILHRNNVVTEGSSTNVWIVAGDKIFTHPANHYILNGITRQKLISTIHNHTFSFEEHPFTIEQLLEADEVFITSTTLEIVPIIAIDQKKINDGAPGNITRSLQKLFEKEIEKECGPLKS, from the coding sequence ATGGGGAAAGTTATTTTTAATGAAGAAATTATTCAACAAGAAGATGTTAAAATTAATATGGAGGATCGTGGTTTTCAGTTCGGTGATGGTGTCTATGAAGTGATTCGTATTTATAACGGAAAGCCGTTTGCCCTTTTGGAACACATTGACCGATTATTTACAAGTGCAGAAAAAATATTTATGGAAGTTTCAACATCAAAAAGTAAACTAATTGAATTAATTAGCGATTTACTTGCTTTAGAAAATGTAAATACTTGTAATTTATATATTCAAGTGACAAGAGGTGTTGCGCCAAGAAATCATGTAATTCCAGAAAATGCGTCCACAACATTAATTGGTTATATTATGGAGGGAGCTCGTCCGATTACGTTAATGCAGTCGGGTGCTGAAGCTGTTACAAGTGAAGATTTACGTTGGCAATTATGTGACATTAAGTCAATTAGTCTTCTTGGAAATGTGCTTGCAAAGAAAAAGGCAACAGATGCGAACTGTTTAGAAGCGATATTACACCGAAACAATGTCGTTACAGAAGGAAGCTCAACGAATGTTTGGATTGTAGCGGGTGATAAAATATTCACACATCCGGCAAATCATTATATTTTAAATGGAATTACAAGACAAAAGTTAATATCTACCATTCACAATCATACGTTTTCTTTTGAGGAGCATCCGTTTACAATTGAACAACTACTAGAAGCGGATGAAGTGTTTATTACAAGTACGACACTTGAAATTGTACCAATCATAGCTATTGATCAAAAAAAGATTAATGATGGAGCACCTGGGAATATAACACGTAGTCTGCAAAAGTTATTTGAAAAGGAAATTGAAAAAGAATGTGGACCTCTTAAATCGTAA
- a CDS encoding putative polysaccharide biosynthesis protein: MGSKFMRGTFVLTLGTYISKILGLIYVIPFFALVGQRGFALYNYGYVPYTIFISIATAGIPLAVSKFVSKYNALEEYGVGRRLFKSGLVLMLMTGFASFIILYLLAPMLADIVIADKEQVIKPEEVVMVIRAVSFALIVVPFMSLIRGFFQGHQSMGPSAVSQVVEQIVRIAFLLIGVYLILNVFDGSTVHAVQVATFAAFVGAIGGLLVLIWYWYKRKPYLDELLLKDKGTVQISLPQIYKEIFISAIPFIVVAISNSLFQFVDQLTHNGAMATIGLAKVADDHLSALNANAHKIVIIPVSLATAFSVSLVPSITAAFVNRDEKLMKSQLNQTFQVLLYLTLPAAIGISILAEPFYTFFYKPYDFGTKVLMLYAPVAILFALFSVTAAILQGLNQQKFTVFSLLLGLLFKLILNVPFIKAFGTVGAIYTTVIGYVITITINLIVIKYYASYKYRLVLRRGILIIIFNLIMGIVVYLFYQLLHLFITPDTKMMSLILILLCSALGAFVYFYLSVKSRLIYFLFPDQMKSLKRKMG, encoded by the coding sequence ATGGGATCTAAATTTATGCGGGGAACGTTTGTTTTAACCCTTGGTACATACATTTCTAAAATTCTAGGATTAATTTACGTTATCCCTTTTTTCGCTTTAGTCGGTCAAAGAGGATTTGCACTTTACAATTACGGCTATGTACCTTACACAATCTTTATTAGTATAGCAACAGCTGGTATTCCACTTGCCGTATCTAAGTTTGTTTCAAAATATAATGCACTCGAAGAATATGGTGTTGGAAGAAGACTATTTAAATCAGGGCTTGTTTTAATGTTAATGACTGGTTTTGCATCATTCATTATTCTTTATTTATTAGCACCGATGCTTGCCGATATTGTTATAGCGGATAAAGAACAAGTAATAAAACCTGAAGAAGTCGTTATGGTTATAAGAGCTGTTAGCTTTGCATTAATTGTTGTTCCGTTTATGAGTTTAATTCGTGGATTTTTCCAAGGTCATCAATCCATGGGCCCGTCCGCTGTATCTCAAGTAGTTGAGCAAATTGTCCGCATTGCTTTTCTTTTGATTGGTGTCTATCTTATTTTAAATGTATTTGATGGGTCGACTGTTCATGCAGTACAAGTAGCAACCTTTGCTGCATTTGTTGGTGCAATTGGCGGCTTACTCGTTTTAATTTGGTATTGGTATAAACGAAAGCCATATTTAGATGAGTTGTTGTTAAAGGATAAGGGAACGGTTCAGATTTCTTTGCCACAAATTTATAAAGAAATCTTTATCTCTGCTATTCCATTTATCGTCGTTGCCATCTCAAATTCTTTATTCCAATTTGTTGACCAGTTAACACATAATGGTGCAATGGCGACAATTGGCTTAGCAAAAGTGGCTGATGACCATTTATCAGCATTAAACGCCAATGCACATAAAATTGTCATTATACCAGTTTCATTAGCAACGGCTTTTTCAGTTTCTTTAGTACCATCGATTACAGCTGCGTTTGTCAATCGTGATGAAAAATTAATGAAATCTCAATTGAACCAAACTTTTCAAGTGTTATTATATTTAACGTTACCGGCAGCAATCGGGATTTCAATTTTGGCAGAGCCTTTTTATACATTTTTCTATAAGCCATATGACTTTGGTACAAAAGTGTTAATGCTCTATGCACCTGTTGCCATTTTATTTGCCTTGTTTTCGGTGACGGCAGCTATTTTACAAGGGTTAAATCAACAGAAATTTACTGTGTTTAGCTTACTTCTAGGGTTGTTATTTAAACTTATACTGAATGTTCCTTTTATAAAAGCATTTGGAACAGTAGGGGCGATATATACGACGGTGATCGGGTATGTCATTACGATTACAATTAACTTAATTGTAATTAAGTATTATGCGAGTTATAAATACCGACTTGTATTGAGGCGAGGAATATTAATTATTATTTTTAATTTAATAATGGGTATCGTCGTGTATTTATTCTATCAGCTTTTACATTTGTTTATTACTCCAGATACGAAAATGATGTCGTTAATACTCATTTTATTATGTAGTGCACTTGGTGCGTTTGTTTATTTTTATTTAAGTGTGAAGTCCCGTTTAATTTACTTCCTTTTCCCAGATCAGATGAAAAGTTTGAAAAGAAAAATGGGTTAA
- the thpR gene encoding RNA 2',3'-cyclic phosphodiesterase — MEGKHHYFFAVKLPSRVKEAIHQWVIKNKQQFPFKRWVHPEDYHITLTFLGFQEKDLLSRAIDTVTDSFINIQPFLLTLNTFGTFGKESEPRIFWLDVEHSSVLKNIQEKVYNQCTNLGLSLDKKPFRPHITIARKWNSSEPFQRSLLNKYNADEPFCFQVDEVVLYETHVDETPKYKVVHTFKLQ; from the coding sequence ATGGAAGGGAAACATCATTATTTTTTCGCAGTAAAACTACCTAGTCGGGTGAAAGAAGCGATACATCAATGGGTAATTAAGAATAAACAGCAGTTTCCATTTAAACGTTGGGTCCATCCAGAAGATTATCATATTACCCTTACATTTTTAGGTTTTCAAGAAAAAGATTTGTTATCCCGCGCGATTGATACCGTTACAGACAGTTTTATAAATATACAGCCATTTCTATTAACATTAAATACATTTGGCACATTTGGTAAAGAGTCCGAGCCGAGAATTTTTTGGCTCGATGTAGAACATTCTTCAGTCTTAAAAAATATACAAGAAAAGGTGTATAATCAATGTACGAATCTTGGTCTATCTTTAGATAAAAAGCCATTTCGACCGCATATTACAATTGCCAGAAAGTGGAACTCAAGCGAACCTTTTCAAAGAAGTTTACTGAATAAATACAATGCAGACGAACCATTTTGCTTTCAAGTAGATGAGGTTGTATTATATGAGACACATGTAGATGAAACGCCAAAATACAAAGTCGTCCATACATTTAAGCTACAATAA
- a CDS encoding YitT family protein produces MSEYYQEHFSIRETIRSYFFITIGAFVFAYGLEAFLVPNRVIDGGVVGISLILDELVSPISFSIFLVVLNIPFIFLGYKQIGKSFAFQSFYGIILSSIFSEALHDVEPITNEPLLAAIFGGIVLGFGVGTVLRNNGALDGTEILATLLSSKSSFSVGQIVMFFNIFILGSAGFVFSINSTFYSLIAYFIAFKTIDIVVVGMNESKSVLIVTDKYKEIGDALLNRLGRTVTYFTGEGGYSGEEKKVIYCVITRLEEAKLKNIVRYFDPGAFVAMSDVSDVKGGQFKKKNIH; encoded by the coding sequence ATGTCAGAATATTATCAAGAACATTTTTCTATAAGAGAAACGATTCGAAGTTACTTTTTTATTACGATTGGTGCATTTGTTTTTGCCTATGGATTAGAAGCCTTTTTGGTACCCAATAGGGTCATTGATGGTGGAGTAGTTGGTATTTCATTAATTTTAGATGAACTCGTTTCACCCATATCTTTCAGTATCTTCCTCGTCGTTTTAAATATTCCGTTTATATTTTTGGGCTATAAGCAAATCGGGAAGTCTTTTGCATTTCAAAGCTTTTACGGTATTATTTTATCATCTATTTTTTCAGAAGCATTGCATGATGTTGAGCCGATTACAAATGAGCCGCTTCTTGCTGCTATTTTTGGTGGGATTGTTCTAGGCTTCGGTGTAGGAACAGTTTTACGTAACAACGGAGCACTTGATGGAACCGAAATATTGGCAACGCTTTTAAGTAGTAAAAGTTCATTTTCTGTCGGACAAATTGTCATGTTTTTTAATATTTTTATTTTAGGTAGTGCTGGTTTTGTCTTTAGTATTAATAGTACGTTTTATTCGCTTATTGCCTACTTTATTGCCTTTAAGACGATCGATATTGTTGTCGTTGGTATGAATGAATCAAAGTCAGTATTAATTGTGACGGATAAATATAAGGAAATTGGTGATGCCCTTTTGAATCGATTAGGACGTACAGTTACCTACTTTACAGGAGAAGGTGGGTACAGTGGAGAGGAGAAAAAAGTTATCTACTGTGTAATTACCCGTCTAGAAGAAGCAAAATTAAAAAACATTGTTCGCTACTTTGACCCAGGCGCTTTTGTTGCTATGTCCGATGTTAGTGATGTAAAAGGTGGTCAATTTAAGAAGAAAAATATTCACTAA
- a CDS encoding YtzH-like family protein has protein sequence MPIEHTHQMNLLKDLLQDHSEDCCGSVSECEQIERLVKSLMVNDHIDQNIKNILNDIYSYGQNGKYTQDLDAHIQNNQEQLSSWVDQIDQFS, from the coding sequence ATGCCGATTGAACATACTCATCAAATGAATTTACTAAAAGATTTACTCCAAGACCATTCCGAAGATTGTTGTGGATCCGTATCCGAATGCGAACAAATTGAACGACTCGTTAAATCCCTTATGGTAAATGATCATATTGATCAAAATATAAAAAACATCTTAAATGATATTTATTCCTATGGTCAAAACGGAAAATATACGCAAGATCTAGATGCACATATTCAAAATAATCAAGAGCAACTATCATCTTGGGTTGATCAAATTGACCAATTTAGCTAA
- a CDS encoding phosphotransferase family protein encodes MDYILENGWVIEPAGGVTGEAFLASHDNEKLFIKRNSSPFLAVLSAEGIVPKLIWTKRLESGDVITAQKWIKGRKLEPIDMGGEDVAKLLKKIHQSKPLLSMLKRLGKTPASPEYLLTHLLNNYDPKLKEDPIIHHSINYLKDNMNQLGTNHWAVCHGDMNHNNWMLTEENDLFLIDWESAIIGDPVLDIGPLLYWYVPEAEWGKWLENYGMTLDESLQTRLKWYVYYQTMFSIQFFRNKGKDQDSLFWLQYLETLQS; translated from the coding sequence GTGGACTATATTCTTGAGAATGGTTGGGTAATTGAACCAGCTGGCGGAGTAACAGGTGAGGCTTTTCTCGCTTCCCATGATAACGAAAAATTATTTATAAAGCGGAACTCCTCTCCATTTTTAGCTGTGCTCTCTGCTGAGGGAATTGTGCCGAAATTAATTTGGACGAAACGGTTAGAGAGTGGAGATGTTATTACTGCTCAAAAGTGGATTAAAGGGCGGAAATTAGAGCCTATTGATATGGGCGGAGAAGATGTAGCAAAATTATTGAAAAAAATTCATCAGTCAAAACCACTCTTATCGATGTTAAAGAGATTAGGAAAAACACCGGCCTCTCCTGAATATTTATTAACGCACTTATTAAATAATTATGATCCAAAATTAAAAGAAGATCCAATCATCCACCATTCAATCAACTATCTCAAGGATAATATGAACCAATTAGGAACAAACCATTGGGCTGTTTGCCATGGTGATATGAATCATAATAACTGGATGTTAACTGAAGAGAATGACCTGTTCTTAATAGACTGGGAAAGTGCAATTATTGGTGATCCAGTACTAGATATTGGACCTTTATTATATTGGTATGTACCTGAAGCAGAATGGGGAAAATGGTTAGAGAATTATGGGATGACCCTAGATGAGTCCTTACAAACTCGGTTAAAATGGTATGTTTATTATCAAACGATGTTTTCTATACAATTTTTCCGTAATAAAGGAAAGGACCAAGATAGTTTGTTTTGGTTGCAATATTTGGAAACACTACAATCATAA
- a CDS encoding pseudouridine synthase — MRIDKILANIGYGSRKEVKKLLKDRVVEVNGETITDAKIHVNPEKDEITVYGEKIEYKEYIYLMMNKPAGVISATEDLREETVLDLLELEDAVYQPFPVGRLDKDTVGLLLLTNDGALAHRLLSPKKHVPKTYYALIDGTVTEEDKSAFQEGVTLDDGYKTKPAYLTILRSGEIRSEIELTITEGKFHQVKRMFEAVGKKVVYLKRISMGPIELDNRLEEGEYRELTDKEVSMLKEGGGDFPASKGVE, encoded by the coding sequence GTGCGTATAGATAAAATTTTAGCGAATATTGGGTACGGAAGTCGTAAAGAAGTAAAGAAATTATTGAAAGACCGGGTCGTTGAGGTAAATGGTGAAACGATAACGGATGCGAAAATACATGTCAATCCTGAAAAAGACGAAATAACGGTTTATGGAGAAAAGATTGAATATAAAGAGTATATTTATTTAATGATGAATAAACCAGCTGGAGTTATTTCGGCGACAGAAGATTTGCGTGAAGAGACTGTACTTGATCTGTTAGAGCTAGAGGATGCGGTTTATCAACCATTTCCAGTTGGTCGTCTTGATAAAGATACAGTAGGTTTACTTCTTCTAACCAATGATGGGGCACTTGCACATCGGTTATTATCACCAAAAAAGCATGTGCCAAAAACATATTATGCGCTTATTGACGGAACAGTTACTGAGGAGGACAAGTCGGCTTTTCAAGAAGGTGTAACTCTTGATGATGGTTATAAAACAAAACCTGCTTACCTTACAATATTGCGTAGTGGTGAAATCCGCTCTGAGATTGAATTAACGATTACGGAAGGGAAATTTCATCAAGTGAAACGAATGTTTGAAGCGGTTGGAAAAAAGGTTGTTTATTTAAAACGAATATCAATGGGGCCAATTGAGCTTGATAATCGTTTGGAAGAAGGGGAGTATCGCGAATTAACTGATAAGGAAGTATCAATGTTAAAAGAGGGAGGAGGAGATTTTCCAGCAAGCAAAGGTGTTGAGTAA
- a CDS encoding nuclease-related domain-containing protein, with translation MGQIIKIQDYVSRYEYDIYRYLSRFIRLKRLQWEQLHQAWEDGSLYRTDLPLNNEPEIEMFETKENLWNKVKQLLSRNQNEWEEEDDPVKEEILYDDDHFSIMGFPSATLTAVPKTVEDLKHYFLEEIFKVQLLWASSTISEQSNVDYSYYHDEHLQYFSQRFPDTYLILYNPIFQLKKASVESDIILVTPLELICFKFLEADDQTVFVGSEGHFWERRQTRSRKKVLNPLISLNRTESIVKGIIKQSGIEFPISKVLISRNGFIDFPTVPYGVTVIDSRNYLDWFEKMRSFKAPLKNSQLKIAKAILEQCKTTSHSRIY, from the coding sequence ATGGGTCAAATAATAAAAATTCAAGATTACGTATCGCGCTATGAATATGATATATATAGATACCTTTCCCGATTTATTAGGCTAAAACGTCTTCAATGGGAACAATTACATCAAGCTTGGGAAGATGGTTCCCTTTACAGGACTGATTTACCGTTAAACAATGAACCTGAAATAGAAATGTTTGAAACAAAGGAAAACTTATGGAATAAAGTGAAACAACTTTTATCAAGAAATCAAAACGAGTGGGAAGAAGAGGATGACCCGGTTAAGGAAGAAATATTATATGATGACGATCATTTTAGTATAATGGGCTTTCCCTCTGCTACCTTAACGGCCGTCCCGAAAACCGTTGAAGATTTAAAACATTACTTTTTAGAAGAAATTTTTAAAGTACAATTACTTTGGGCGAGTTCAACGATAAGTGAACAATCAAATGTCGATTATTCATATTACCACGATGAACATTTACAGTATTTCTCTCAACGTTTTCCCGATACATATTTAATTCTGTACAATCCCATATTTCAATTAAAGAAAGCATCCGTTGAGAGTGATATCATTCTTGTAACACCATTAGAATTAATTTGTTTTAAATTTTTAGAAGCGGATGATCAAACAGTATTTGTAGGTTCAGAAGGCCATTTTTGGGAGAGAAGGCAAACGAGGAGTAGAAAGAAAGTTTTGAATCCACTTATTTCCTTAAATAGGACGGAATCCATTGTAAAAGGAATCATAAAACAATCAGGAATCGAATTTCCAATCTCAAAAGTACTAATAAGTCGAAACGGATTTATTGATTTTCCAACAGTACCGTATGGTGTAACGGTTATTGATTCCCGAAATTATCTTGATTGGTTTGAAAAAATGCGTTCTTTTAAGGCTCCTTTGAAAAATAGTCAATTAAAGATAGCAAAGGCGATTTTAGAACAATGTAAAACAACTTCTCACTCCCGTATTTATTAA
- the trmB gene encoding tRNA (guanosine(46)-N7)-methyltransferase TrmB, translating into MRLRHKPWAEEKLMNHPQYVVSEPEKWRGKWHELFGNNHPIHIEIGTGKGRFITEMAKANPEVNYIGIEAYTSVIVTALDRAIDAEVPNLKLLNKNALKLEEFFGQGEIERVYLNFSDPWPKKRHEKRRLTYKSFLKMYEHVLVNGGEIHFKTDNQGLFEYSLMSFSEYGLKLKYVSLDLHNSDFQGNIMTEYEEKFSGLGNRIYRCEVKYPKNEEARVELN; encoded by the coding sequence ATGCGTCTAAGACATAAACCGTGGGCAGAAGAAAAATTAATGAATCATCCACAATATGTTGTAAGTGAACCTGAAAAATGGCGAGGAAAATGGCACGAACTATTTGGTAACAATCATCCCATTCATATCGAAATTGGTACTGGTAAAGGCCGATTTATAACAGAGATGGCTAAAGCAAATCCTGAGGTTAACTATATTGGAATTGAAGCATATACAAGCGTTATTGTTACTGCGCTTGACCGGGCAATTGATGCAGAAGTCCCGAATTTAAAGCTATTAAATAAAAATGCTTTAAAATTAGAAGAGTTTTTTGGACAAGGAGAAATTGAACGGGTATATTTAAACTTTTCCGACCCATGGCCGAAAAAAAGACATGAAAAAAGACGACTAACGTATAAATCATTTTTAAAAATGTATGAACATGTTTTAGTAAATGGGGGAGAAATTCATTTCAAAACAGATAACCAAGGTTTATTTGAGTATTCCCTCATGAGTTTTTCTGAATACGGGTTGAAATTAAAATATGTCAGTCTTGACTTGCATAATAGTGATTTTCAAGGAAATATTATGACCGAATATGAAGAAAAATTTTCGGGATTGGGAAATCGTATTTATCGTTGTGAAGTAAAATATCCAAAAAACGAAGAGGCACGAGTGGAATTGAATTAA